The following DNA comes from Arcobacter cloacae.
CCAGGCCCAATTTCAACCACGTAATTATTGTTGTTGGGCATCGATTGGATGATTTTGTCCAAAATAGTCGTATCTTTTAAAAAGTTTTGTCCGTATTGTTTTTTTGCTTTTACTTTTTCCATAATTGGAAAGAGTATATCTGCTTTTAACTTACAATTAGATAAGATAATATCTAGTTATTATGAAGGATTTTATTTGAGTAGTTTTGCAAAAAGAATAATACCATGTTTAGATGTTGATAATGGAAGAGTAGTAAAAGGTGTAAATTTTGTAGGTTTAAGAGATGCAGGTGATCCTGTTGAAGTTGCAAAAAGATATAACGCAGAAGGTGCAGATGAACTTACTTTTTTAGATATTACTGCTAGTCATGAAAATAGAGGAACAATCGTTGAAATCGTAAAAAAAGTTGCTCAAGAAGTTTTTATTCCTTTAACTGTAGGTGGAGGAATAAGAAAACTAGAAGATATTTACTCTTTATTAAATGTTGGTTGTGATAAGGTTTCTATAAATTCATCAGCTGTTACAAATCCAGATTTGATAAATGAAAGCTCAAAAAGATTTGGTTCACAATGTATAGTTGTTGCAATTGATGTAAAAAGAGTAAGCGACGGTTCTTATCATGTATTTGTAAAAGGGGGACGTGAAGATACAGGTCTTGACGCACTTGCTTGGGCAAAAGAGGTTTATGATAGGGGTGCAGGTGAAATACTTTTAACTTCTATGGATACAGATGGGGCTAAAACTGGATTTGAGTTAAATATAACAGGACAAATTTCAAAACTTGTAGATATTCCAGTTATTGCAAGTGGAGGTGCTGGAACTATGGAGCATATAAAAGAGGCTTTTGAATGTGGTGCAAGTGCGGCATTAGCAGCTTCTATCTTTCACTTTAAAGAGATAGATATTATGGATTTAAAACGATATTTAAAAAATAATAATATACCAGTAAGGATTTAAAATGCTAAAAAAAAGCAAAATTTTATTTACAACATTGTTACTACCAATTTTAAGTTTTTCTTATGAGTTAGAGTTTAGCAAAAGTTTTTCACAAGTTGTTAATCCTGATTTATTAACAACAAATATAAATATTAATATTGAAAAAAAAGATGAAAATAAAATCAATATGGATATAGAAAAATTTAATGATTTTATAAAAGAGAATAAAAATATAATCATAAAAAATGGAAGTTATAATTTAAGTCCTAAATATAAATATTATGACAATAAGCAAGAATTTGTAGGATATGTTGGGAGTTTAAGGTATACAGCTGAATCTAAAGATGCAAAAGAATTAAATACTTTTTTAAATGAATTAATTGCTTTAAAAGACAAATCAAAATCAGATGATGTGAAACTAAATATTTCAAATATCTCTTGGAGAATTAGTGACGAAGTACAAAATCAAAAGTTTGATGAGTTAAGATTAGAATCTATAAAATGGATAGAATCTTATGCAAAAGAGTTATCTTCAAGCTTAGCTAAAAATTGCGAAACGAAAAAAATTAATATAAATGAAGTAAATGGAATAATGCCTATTTATGCAAGAAATGAGATGGCTTTATCATCTACAATGTCAAAAGCAGTTGCTGATGTTGCACCAATTAGTAGTGAACAAACAATTACAGTAAATCCATATTTTTTATTGGAATGTAAATGATATTAAGTGCTGGAAGAAATGAAACTTTTCCATTTGCTCATCCAATTGGAGTAGGATTAATTGAAAGTACAATAAATCTTACAAGATTATGTTTATTTAATAAACCTGATTTTTTACTTTTTATTGGAAGTGCGGGAAGTTACGGTAACCACAAAATTTTCGATATTGTAGAGTCAAAAAGAGCTTCAAATATTGAATTAGGATTTTTAACACAAAGTGCATACACTCCACTTGATAATGTACTTGAATCAGAAAATAAATTTGCTAGAAATGATACTATTGTTAATAGCTCAAATTATATATCAACAAATGAAAAACTTTGCAAAGAGTATTTAGAGTATGGAGTTGGAATTGAAAATATGGAGTTTTTTTCAATTTTAAGTGTTGCAAAAGAGTTTGAAATTCCAGTTGCTGGAATATTTGTAATAACAAACTATACAAATGAAAATGCCCATGAAGATTTTATAAAAAATCACAAAGAGGCGATGGAAAAATTAACAAATTATTTAATTGAAAAAAATATTATAAAATAGAAAGAAGAAAATGGCAAAAGAAGGATTACCATCTATATATGATTACACATTAGATGAATTAAAAGAAAAATTAAAACCCTCATTTAGAGCGAAACAAGTTTATAATTGGCTTTATAAAAAGTATGCAAGTTCTTATGATGAGATGAAAAATATACCAAAAGATTTAATAGAAGACTTAAAAGCAAACTATCCAATTGATGTGATGGAAATTGTGAAAAAAGAGCAAAGTATCGATGGAAGCATAAAATATCTTTTTAAATTAAGAGATAATCATACAGTTGAAGCTGTTTTACTTTTGATGAAAGATAAGAAAAAAGATGAAGATGGAAATATTGTAAGAAGTGAAAAATATACTGTTTGTATCTCTTCTCAAGTTGGATGTAAAGTTGGATGTAGTTTTTGTTTAACGGCAAAAGGTGGATTTGTTAGAAATCTTACAGTTGGAGAGTATATTGCTCAAATTGTAAATATAAAAAGAGATAACGATATTGCTGAAAATAAAGCTTTAAATATCGTTTATATGGGAATGGGTGAACCCCTTGATAACTTTGATAACTTCACTAAAGCAGTAGAAATCTTTTCGGAACTTGATGGTTTAGCAATTAGTAGAAGAAGACAAACAGTTTCAACTTCAGGAATTGCAAGTAAAATCAAAAAACTTGGTGAAAAAGATTTACAAATTCAATTGGCAATTTCACTTCATGCCGTTGATGATGAATTAAGAAGCGAATTAATTCCTATGAATAAAGCTTACAATATTGCTTCTATTATTGAAGCTGTTAAGGCATTTCCTGTGGATACAAGAAAAAAAGTTATGTTTGAATATTTAG
Coding sequences within:
- the hisF gene encoding imidazole glycerol phosphate synthase subunit HisF; the encoded protein is MSSFAKRIIPCLDVDNGRVVKGVNFVGLRDAGDPVEVAKRYNAEGADELTFLDITASHENRGTIVEIVKKVAQEVFIPLTVGGGIRKLEDIYSLLNVGCDKVSINSSAVTNPDLINESSKRFGSQCIVVAIDVKRVSDGSYHVFVKGGREDTGLDALAWAKEVYDRGAGEILLTSMDTDGAKTGFELNITGQISKLVDIPVIASGGAGTMEHIKEAFECGASAALAASIFHFKEIDIMDLKRYLKNNNIPVRI
- a CDS encoding SIMPL domain-containing protein (The SIMPL domain is named for its presence in mouse protein SIMPL (signalling molecule that associates with mouse pelle-like kinase). Bacterial member BP26, from Brucella, was shown to assemble into a channel-like structure, while YggE from E. coli has been associated with resistance to oxidative stress.); protein product: MLKKSKILFTTLLLPILSFSYELEFSKSFSQVVNPDLLTTNININIEKKDENKINMDIEKFNDFIKENKNIIIKNGSYNLSPKYKYYDNKQEFVGYVGSLRYTAESKDAKELNTFLNELIALKDKSKSDDVKLNISNISWRISDEVQNQKFDELRLESIKWIESYAKELSSSLAKNCETKKININEVNGIMPIYARNEMALSSTMSKAVADVAPISSEQTITVNPYFLLECK
- a CDS encoding purine-nucleoside phosphorylase; the protein is MILSAGRNETFPFAHPIGVGLIESTINLTRLCLFNKPDFLLFIGSAGSYGNHKIFDIVESKRASNIELGFLTQSAYTPLDNVLESENKFARNDTIVNSSNYISTNEKLCKEYLEYGVGIENMEFFSILSVAKEFEIPVAGIFVITNYTNENAHEDFIKNHKEAMEKLTNYLIEKNIIK
- the rlmN gene encoding 23S rRNA (adenine(2503)-C(2))-methyltransferase RlmN, translating into MAKEGLPSIYDYTLDELKEKLKPSFRAKQVYNWLYKKYASSYDEMKNIPKDLIEDLKANYPIDVMEIVKKEQSIDGSIKYLFKLRDNHTVEAVLLLMKDKKKDEDGNIVRSEKYTVCISSQVGCKVGCSFCLTAKGGFVRNLTVGEYIAQIVNIKRDNDIAENKALNIVYMGMGEPLDNFDNFTKAVEIFSELDGLAISRRRQTVSTSGIASKIKKLGEKDLQIQLAISLHAVDDELRSELIPMNKAYNIASIIEAVKAFPVDTRKKVMFEYLVIKDKNDSIDAAKKLVKLLNGIQAKVNLIYFNPYPGTTYQRPSVEDMMRFKDYLNEKSVICTIRESKGLDISAACGQLKEKEANGHS